The Synergistaceae bacterium genome window below encodes:
- a CDS encoding ferritin family protein — protein sequence MEYEKILRMAIESEVEAYEFYKDAAAKVTDAVLKDTFEELAEEEVDHKLLLEGYLADKGRKMNFKAPDDYKVSETVELQTLSTDIAFKDAIALAMKKEQEAMELYRSFADMSETAEQKEAFLQLATMEQGHKSRLEDIYTNAAFAEAW from the coding sequence ATGGAGTACGAGAAGATACTAAGGATGGCGATAGAGAGCGAGGTAGAGGCCTACGAGTTCTACAAGGACGCGGCCGCGAAAGTGACAGACGCCGTGCTCAAGGACACTTTCGAAGAGCTTGCGGAGGAGGAGGTTGATCACAAGCTTCTTCTTGAAGGGTACCTTGCGGACAAGGGTAGAAAAATGAACTTCAAGGCGCCGGACGACTACAAGGTCTCGGAGACAGTGGAGCTTCAGACCCTGTCGACCGATATCGCGTTCAAGGACGCCATCGCTCTGGCCATGAAAAAGGAGCAGGAGGCGATGGAGCTGTACCGCTCCTTCGCCGACATGAGCGAGACAGCCGAGCAGAAGGAGGCCTTCCTGCAGCTGGCGACGATGGAGCAGGGGCACAAGTCCAGGCTGGAGGACATCTACACGAACGCGGCCTTCGCCGAGGCCTGGTAG
- a CDS encoding divalent metal cation transporter — MSELEKTQVRSRSETLSILLGAAFLMATSAIGPGFLTQTISFTNELKTVFSFAILLSILIDIVVQLNIWRVLAVSGMRGQDVANKVMPGLGYFLGFAVALGGLAFNVGNVGGAALGFEVLFGTEQMVGAFISAGIAIAIFLWKDLGKAMDKFTQILGILMLILVFYIVFVTKPPVMETVYEMVRPFSSVDLLKEYKWLVVLTLVGGTVGGYISFSGAHRIIDAGIVGEEHLGEITRGSVNGIMITGVMRYLLFLAFLGVVLTGTVIDMSNPVASAFQIGAGALGYRIAGVVLWAAAITSVVGASYTSVSFLRTLFKFVDNYYRFWIIGFILASTSILATVGRPVALLIVAGSLNGLILPLSLGCVLLAAHNKNIMKDYRHPIWMSALGWVIVVFTAWMGFNSFTGIVQLFK, encoded by the coding sequence ATGTCGGAACTGGAAAAGACTCAGGTGAGGAGCAGAAGCGAGACGTTGAGCATTCTTTTGGGAGCTGCGTTTCTAATGGCGACCTCGGCCATAGGCCCGGGGTTTCTGACGCAGACGATATCGTTTACGAACGAGCTGAAGACGGTCTTCTCGTTCGCAATACTTCTGTCGATTCTGATCGACATAGTGGTTCAGCTTAACATCTGGCGAGTGCTCGCGGTCTCGGGCATGAGGGGGCAGGACGTGGCGAACAAGGTCATGCCTGGGCTTGGCTACTTCCTGGGCTTCGCAGTGGCGCTGGGCGGGCTGGCGTTCAACGTCGGCAACGTCGGCGGAGCGGCGCTGGGATTCGAGGTCCTCTTCGGGACCGAGCAGATGGTGGGCGCGTTCATCAGCGCAGGCATAGCCATCGCGATCTTCCTGTGGAAGGATCTGGGCAAGGCGATGGACAAGTTCACTCAGATCCTCGGAATCCTTATGCTGATCCTCGTGTTCTACATCGTCTTCGTGACCAAGCCTCCGGTTATGGAGACGGTTTACGAGATGGTACGCCCGTTCAGCAGCGTGGATCTGCTCAAGGAGTACAAGTGGCTCGTGGTGCTCACATTGGTCGGCGGCACCGTGGGCGGCTACATCTCCTTCTCGGGCGCGCACAGAATAATCGATGCGGGTATTGTCGGCGAGGAGCATCTGGGAGAGATCACGAGAGGCTCCGTGAACGGGATCATGATAACGGGCGTTATGCGCTACCTGCTCTTCCTGGCCTTCCTCGGGGTGGTGCTGACCGGTACGGTTATCGACATGTCGAACCCGGTGGCCTCGGCCTTCCAGATAGGCGCGGGCGCGCTCGGATACCGCATAGCGGGCGTAGTCCTCTGGGCCGCGGCGATCACCTCGGTGGTCGGCGCCTCCTACACGTCCGTCTCCTTCCTGCGCACTCTGTTCAAGTTCGTGGACAACTACTACCGCTTCTGGATCATAGGCTTCATCCTGGCGTCCACGTCCATCCTCGCGACGGTCGGCCGCCCGGTCGCCCTTCTGATAGTGGCGGGCTCTCTCAACGGGCTGATCCTTCCCCTGTCGCTGGGATGCGTCCTTCTGGCCGCCCACAACAAGAACATAATGAAGGACTACAGGCATCCGATCTGGATGTCGGCCCTCGGCTGGGTGATAGTGGTCTTCACCGCGTGGATGGGCTTCAACTCCTTCACGGGCATAGTGCAGCTCTTTAAATAA